In Mus musculus strain C57BL/6J chromosome 14, GRCm38.p6 C57BL/6J, the following are encoded in one genomic region:
- the Gm5796 gene encoding 2610042L04Rik protein, with protein sequence MFSWLLRLFQKENGDEGETRPKKKEEGILSHEKGRRKSFWRRHRSARNTSTQNSKMTKKRSKRNELEELKLDMRKISNDMEEMCGILNLYMYEDLNYRMNTEFNIIKSQHEKTMLDMNKMIQSIIGSMQYSKELIEDNYSYSIKEDHLLRECTQLNENVRILLNENRRLLVEQSGHKCPVGKKRGSLRRPARTSVSQVPRNSSVI encoded by the exons atgttttcctggctgctcaggctatttcagaaagagaatggcgatgaaggagagacaagaccaaaaaagaaggaagagggaatcctttctcatgaaaaaggaagaaggaaatcattctggagaaggcaca ggtctgctagaaatacttcaacccaaaattccaaaatgactaagaagagatcaaaaagaaatgaactagaagaactgaaattggatatgaggaagatcagcaatgacatggaggaaatgtgtggaatcctgaacctttacatgtatgaggatttgaactacag gatgaacactgaattcaacatcattaaatcacaacatgagaagacaatgttggatatgaataaaatgatccagtccataattggttccatgcagtactccaaggaactgatagaagataactattcctacag cattaaggaggaccacctcctccgtgagtgcactcaactcAACGAAAACgtaaggatattactgaatgagaacagaaggctgctggtggagcagTCTGGCCATAAGTGTcctgtggggaagaaaagaggttctctgaggaggccagcaagaacatctgtgtcccaagtgccaaggaacagcag tgtgatatag